The Symbiobacterium terraclitae genomic interval GTGGAGGCCAGCCGGGCGAGCATCATCTCGACCATCGAACCCGTCATCGCCGCCCTGCTCGGGTTCTGGGTGTTGCACGAGTCCCTGAGCCTCGCCCAGGTCGCGGGCATCGTGCTCGTGCTGGTCAGCGCAATCGTCCTGAACCTGCCGGCGGAGACGTCCGGTGCGGCGGCCGAAGGGGGAGGGGCCGCCGCAGACGGCGGCAGCGTGAGCGGAGACTAACCATCATGCAGGGACCGGGGCTGAGGTCAGCCCCGGTCCCCCGCATCCAGCAGGCTCGGGAGGGTCGGCAGCACCAGCGAGGTCTCGGGCGCGAAGAGCTCGCCCTCCCACCCCGGCTCCCGGTAGAGGGGAAAGGGGGAGAGCACCAGGGTCCGGCCCCGCACCAGGGCGGCGATGAGCTGGTTGTGCACGCCGTCCACGAGGGCGATCCGCAGGGGGGCTGCGCCCTCGTAGACCACCTCGAGCACGTGCGCCCGCTGCTCGGGTGCGAAGCGCCAGGCGGCCTCGTAGGCGGTGGGCCGGTCGGCCAGGAGCGCGAGCAGGGACTCCGTCCAGCCGGGGCAGTAGATGGCGACGGCCTGCCGGGCCGGGCCGCTGAACTCGGCGGCCTGGGTGGGCAGGTGCACGGGCGAATCTGTCATGGCGTCTTCTCCTTGACGGGGCCGGATGAGGGCTTCGCTTGGTCGGTCGGTTCTGTCTGCCCTAGGTTTTGCCATTCTGGTGTACCTGTACTTCATGGTGGCGATCATCCGGTAGCACGGTGGCGCAGACGCCTGGTCCGGGCCGCGCACGTCGCACACCGAACAGAGAGACATCCTGTAAGCGGCAGGGCGGGGCCGTCGCTTCCTTGCCGTGTTGTTGAATCCGACTACAGGTCTGACGAAGGCAATTGGTAAACGGTGTGCTCCCCGCAGGCCACGGACCGCCCCGTCAGCGCCTCGATGACGGTGCCGTGGCAGACGACGATGGTGTGATCCTGGTCCGAGTACCGGTGCAGCACGTCCAGAACCCGCCGGCGCACCTGCGACAGCGGCTCCCAGCCGCGCGGCTGACCCTCCGGCCACTCGCCGCCGCAGCGGGCCATTTCCGCCGCGGCGGCCAGCGCGACGGCACTGGAATCGTAGGCCTGAGTCAGGTCCGGAAGCCACTCGTGCAGGTCGAACTCCACGGCGAGGGGCAGGTCGAGGGCCCGGCTGATGACGGCGGCGGTCTGCAGCGCCCGCGTCAGGGGCGAGGAGAGCACCAGGCGGGCCGGAGCGTGGCGCAGGCGGTCGGCGGCTGCCCCGGCCTCGGTGACGCCCCGCGGCGAAAGGGGAACCCAGTCGCGCATGCCGCCCCGGAGCCGGCGCGCCTCCGCGAGGTCGTAGCGGGCGGTGCCGTGCCTGACGAGTATGAACGTCGCGATCGCAAACCCTCCTCAAGTGCAGTGACTCCCCGGCAGATTCGCCCCCACCGGTGCATCATCCTCCCCTGGCGCCCCGCACGGCCAGGGCCTGGGGGCGCTCACACCCGCAGAAATCCGTCAACGGAAACGCTTGCCTCCGCGTGCGAGTCATGCCACAATGTGACGGTGGGGATATTCCCTGGAGGAGTGAACAATCGCAGTGTTTACCTGGTGGCAATGGCTTCTCATCGTGCTGGCCGGCCTCGGCGTCGGCTTCTTTATCCTCATCCAGACCCCGTGGTTCAAGGTTCGGAAGTACGCAATGGACCTGAAGCGCATCTACGACAAGCACAAGCTCCAGGAGAAGGCCGAGCAGGCGCAGGCCCTCGGTCAGAACCCCAACCAGAACCCGGTGCTCCTGCGCAAGCCGCTGCGAGAGCTGATCTCCACATACGAGGCGCTCATCGCCGACATGAACAAGCTCAAGGTCCCCGCCAAGGCGCAGACGCTCCACGAACTCTCCGTCAACGCCGCAAAGGAGTCGCTGGCGATGTACCAGATGGCCGCCGTCGGCGGCTTCCGCCAGAAGGCGCTTCTGGAGCGGCACAAGAAGGTCCAGCGGATGCAGGAGCAGATCCAGGCGGAGATGGAAAAGCTATACGGCAAGCCCAAGGAGCCCAAGAAGAAGTAAGCCCAGCGGCGGCGGCCTCCGGCGTGGAGGGCGCCGCCGAACTGTAAGCGGTCCTCTGCAGCCGCGTCGGAGGTGACCCCATGGCACGGATTCACCTGCTAGACGAACAGACCGCCAACCAGATCGCCGCCGGCGAGGTGGTGGAGCGGCCGGCCAGCGTGGTGAAGGAGCTGGTCGAGAACGCCCTGGACGCGGGGGCGAAGCGCATCGTCGTCGAGGTGAGCGGCGGCGGGCGCGACCTGGTGCGGGTCAGCGACGACGGCTCCGGCATGCTGCCCGAGGACGCCAGGCTGGCCCTGCAGCGGCACGCCACCTCCAAGATCCGCACCGCCGACGACCTCTCCTGCATCACCACCATGGGCTTCCGCGGCGAGGCGCTGCCCTCCATCGCCGCCGTCGCCCAGTTCGAGCTGGTCACCCGTCCCCACGACCAGCTGGCAGGCTACCGCATCGTCGTGGAGGGCGGGCAGATCACCGAGGCGGGCGAGCACGGCTGCCCAGCCGGCACCCGGGTGACGGTGCGCAACCTCTTCTACAACGTCCCTGCCCGGCTGAAGTACCTGAAGACCAACGCCACGGAGATGGGCCAGATCGGCGACATGCTCACCCGGCTCGCCCTGGCCAACCCGGACGTGGCCTTCCGCTTCCACAGCGGCCAGGTCCAGGTGTTCGCCACCCCGGGCAACGGCGACCTGATGGGGGCCATCACCGCGCTCCTGGGCCGCGAGGTGGCCAAGGAGCTGATCCCCGTCGACTACCGGGACGACGCCGCCCGGGTCTGGGGCTACATCGGCCGCCCGTCCATCGCCCGGGCCGGGCGCAACCACCAGTACTTCTTCGTCAACCGGCGCGCCATCCGCACCATCGGCGCCCGCTACGCCCTGGAGGAGGCCTACGCCCACCTGCTGCCGGGCGGGCGCTATCCGGTTTGCATCCTCTTCATCGAGGTGGAGCCCCGGGAGGTGGACGTGAACGTGCACCCCACCAAGGCCGAGGTCCGCTTCGAGCGGGACCGGGAGGTGCGGGCCGCCGTCTACAAGGCCGCGCGCCAGGGGCTGGGCGGGGCGCTCCTGATCCCCGGCACCGAGATCACCGCCGACGGCGAGGTACAGGTGCCGGACCGGGCCGCCGAGAAGGCTGCCATCCAGCGCGGATGGGTGCCCCCGGGGGCCCGCCGCCCCGGCGAGGGGGGCGGGCGCGCCGCACCCCCGCCGTGGCAGGCCGGCGGAGCGCAGACAGCGCGGAGTAGCGCCGCCGAGACTGCGGCACCCTACGGGGGACGAAGCGCGGCGCCTCCGGAAAGCTGGGGCCCCGCGCCGCTCCCTGCCGGCGGCCTGCAGTCGATCCTGGCCGACCGGGCGGCCGGCGAGGTCGCCGCCACAGGGATTACTCAGGTGACGCAGGCGATCCTGGTTCCCCACCCCACGGACCCGGCGGGGCTGATCCGGGCCCTGCGTCCGCTGGGGCAGATCCACCGCTCCTACATCGCCTGCGACGGGCCGGAGGGGCTGTACCTCATCGACCAGCACGCCGCGCACGAGCGCATCTTCTTCGAACGGCTCTACCGCGCTGCGGAGGAGGCGGAGGCGGCGGTGCAGCCGCTCCTCTTCCCGATCACCCTCGACCTCACCCCGGCGCAGATGGCGCTGTGGCAGGAGAACGCCGCGATCTTCGCGGAGAGCGGGTTCGAGGCCGAGCCCTTCGGCGGCAGCACCCTGCTGATCCAGGGCGTTCCGGCCGGTCTGGGGCCCGACCACGTCGCACGCCTGGTCTCCGACTTCCTGGACCGCCTCCAGGAGGAGCGGATCGCGCCCGGCACGTCCGTCACCGACCGGCGGCGGCGGGTCGTGGCGGCCATGGCGGCGTGCAAGGCGGCCATCAAGGCGCGGGACGCCCTGCAGCCGGAGGACATCGCCGCGCTCCTCTCCGACCTCGCGGCCTGCGAGTCGCCGGCCACCTGCCCCCACGGGCGGCCGACGATCATCTGCGTGCCGGTGGAGGAACTGGAGAAGAGGTTCAAGCGATGAAGCTGCCTCTTCTGGTGCTGGTCGGCCCCACTGCGGTGGGCAAGACCGCCCTCTCGGTGGCGGTGGCGCAGGAAGTGGGGGCGGAGATCATCTCCGGCGACTCGATGCAGGTCTACCGCGGGATGGACGTGGGCACCGCCAAGATCACCCCGGAGGAGATGGGGGGCGTGCCCCACCACCTCATCGACATCAAGGATCCGGACGAGGAGTTCTCGGTGGCCGAGTTCCAGGCCCGGGTGGACAGGCTGGTGCGCGTGATCCACGCCCGGGGCCGGCTGCCGATGCTGGTGGGCGGCACGGGGCTCTACGTGCGGGCGGTGGTGGAGGACTACACCTTCACGGAACTGGAACCCGACCCGGAGCTGCGGCAGCGGCTCCGGGAGGAGGAGGCGCGCAACGGGCCCGGCTACCTGCATGCGCGCCTGGTAGAGGTGGACCCCGTCTCGGCGGCCCGCCTGCACCCCAACGACATCATCCGCATCGTGCGGGCGCTGGAGGTCTACCACCTGACCGGGGTGCCCATCTCCGCCACGCAGACCGCCGCGTTGTCCGAGCCGCGGTACGACGACCTGATGATCGGCCTGACGATGGACCGGCAGCAGCTTTACGCCCGCATCGACGAGCGGGTGGACGCAATGCTGGCCGCCGGCTGGCTTGACGAGGTGAAGCGGCTCCTCCACAGGTACCCCCCGCACCTGAAGCCGATGGAGGCCCTGGGCTACCGGGAGCTGGTCCTCTACCTGCGGGGGATGCTCACCTGGGCGGAGGCCGTGGCCCTGATCAAGCGGAACACGCGCCGCTTCGCCAAGCGGCAGTTCACCTGGTTCCGGCGGGAGCGCCGCCTGATCTGGCTGGACGTGACGACCCCGGAGGCGCGAAACCGGGCCCGGGCCGAGGTCGTCAGACTGGTGAAAGAGAAGTGGCCCTAACAGAGAGAGGGAGGGGCGGATCGAGTGACCAAGGCACAGGCCAACCTGCAGGATGGCTTCCTGAACCTCCTGCGGAAGGAGAACGTCCCGGTGACCGTCTTCCTGGTCAACGGCTACCAGCTCAAGGGACAGATTCGCGGCTTCGACAGCTTCACCGTCGCGGTGGAGGGCGAGGGCAAGATTCAACTGGTGTACAAGCACGCGCTCTCCACGATCACGCCGATGCGCCCGCTTCCCATGACGATCGCCCAGCTGATGCGGGGCGAGGAGGGGCAGGAGACGGAGCAGGGAGCATAAGCAGCGGGGACCGCCGCAGGGCGGTCCCCTTCTTGCTACCACAAGTCCTGCCCGGCCCAGGGGCGGCCGGCGGCGCTGGCCGAGACGGCCTCCTCCAGGTCTGTGCGGGTGATGGCCATCAGCTCCTCCCGGGTGGCGTCGGGCCTGTGCACCAGCCGCAGGGCCTGGCAGCGAATCGCCCGCTCGACCAGGTTCCGGATCGCGCGCGCATTGCCCTGCTCGCCCCCCGTCAGCCAGGCCCTGCCGCGGAGGATCTGGCGCAGGGCCGTACGGCCGTCGGGGGTGAGCTGGTAGTCGCGCCGCCGGAGCATCATCTCGGCGATGGCCAGCAGCTCCTCGGGCGTGTAGTCGGGGAAGTGCAGCATGAGCGAGAAGCGGGACCGGAGGCCCGGGTTCTGGCGCAGGAACCAGGCCATCTCGTCCGGGTAACCGGCCAGGATGAGGATCAGCTCGCCCCGGTGCTCCTCCATCGCCCGCACCAGGTGATCGATGGCCTCCTTCCCGAAGTCGCGCTCACCGCCGCGGGCAAGCGAGTACGCTTCGTCGATGAACAGTACGCCCCCCGTGGCACGCCGCACCACGTCCCGCGTCCGCTGCGCCGTGTGGCCGATGTACTCGCCCACCAGGTCGGCCCGTTCGACCTCGACCATGTGCCCCTTGGGCAGCACGCCCATCTCCTTGAACAGCCGGCCCAGCAGCCGGGCCACGGTGGTCTTGCCAGTGCCCGGGTTGCCGGTGAAGACCATGTGCAGGCTGGTGGGCTCTGTGGCCAGGCCGGCGCGCTGCCGCCTGAGCTGGATCGCCACGTAGGCCTGGATCTCCCGCACCAGCTGCTTCACCTGGCCGAGGCCCACCAGGCCGTCCAGTTCGGCCACGATCGCCTGCACCCGCCGCTCCCGCTCCTGCTCCGACTCGGCCGCCGCCCGGGACTCCTGCGCCGATGCGGAGCGCCGGCGGCGCAGCTCCACCGCCATCTGCAGGGCATCCGCCGGGGTGATCCGGCCCTCCCGCAGCCAGCTGCTGATCTCCTCCATGCGCTGTGGCCTCAGTCTGGCCATGCACTCCACCTCGTGGGAAGGATACGCATGCAGCAGCCGGCTGAGCATGCGGGCCCGTCCCGTTGTCGGAAAGTGGTGCCGAAGGCGGGAACTGGAAACCCCCTCCCAGCCGTTACAACGGTTGGGATTTGTGTTATACTAGTCCCAAGAGATGATGCCACTCCGTTCCCAGAGCGGAGTGGTTCCGTATGTCGGCGAACGCCGGTGAAGGCGTTGAACTTCCAAGCGAAAGGTTGTGATCGTGTGGTTCGGGCACGGCCGCCTTCCGAGGTTGAACGCATTCGCACACGGGTGAGCAGCCGCCTGCGAATACTGGAGGAGCTTCTCAACACCGAGATGGAGGAGTACTTCTCGAGCCCCGGGAGCGCTGGAGGGCAGTACAGCGTGCGCCAGCAACTGCGTCGCTACGTGGAGGTGGCCGGCCAGCTGCTGGACAGGCTGGGCGAACAGCCGGGCGACTCGACCGTGGACGTCGTGTTCATGGACATGCCCGTGACGCTGGTGGACGAGGCCGACGGCAGCGAGGCGGTCTACGTGGTTGTGGGTCCCGACGAGGGCGACCCGGCCAGGGGCCACATCTCCTGTCTGTCGCCCCTCGGGCTGGCCCTCCTGCTCCGGCGCGTGAACGAGCGGGTCGTCATCGACGCCCCCGGGGGGCAGTTCACCTACCGCATCGCCGCGGTCAGTACGGAACCGTTGGCCCAGTGAGAGTTCGGCGGGGAACGACCCCGCCGCCTGCGCGTCTGGCGCCGGCCGCGTGAGGCCTGGCTGCGCCGTGCGTGCTGGTCCGCGTGCGCGGACGGATCATGTTTTAGCCATACACGGGTGCCGGATATTGCTGAAATGACTAGAGCCAACGGGTTAGTGAATGTGGTCACAAGATGGCACCCAAAGGGAATGGCGGCTCAGGACGGCGACCAGTATGCTCCAAGTAGACACGCCCACGAGGAGGGATAGTTCTTGGTCTGGATCCAGCTACTGGTCGTCCTCATCTTCCTGTACCTCGGCGTCCGGCTGGGCGGCGCCGGAATCGGCCTCGCCAGCGGCGTCGGCCTCGCAGCACTGGTCTTCATCTTCAAGCTCGAACCCACCTCGCCTCCCATCGACGTCATGCTCATGATCCTCGCCGTCGTCTGTGCGGCTTCGGCCATGCAGGCGGCGGGCGGCCTTGACTATCTGGTCAACCTGGCCGAGCGGCTGCTGCGCAGCAACCCGAAACAGATCACCTTCCTCGGCCCCATCGTCACGTACCTGTTCACCTTCTTCGCCGGCACCGGCCACGTGGCGTACTCGGTGCTGCCGGTCATCGCTGAGGTCGCCCGCGAGACCCGCATCCGTCCCGAGCGGCCGCTCTCCATCTCGGTCATCGCCTCCCAGTTCGCCATCACCGGCGGTCCGATCTCGGCGGCCATGGTGGCCATGCTCGGCATGACCGAATCCATGGGCATGACCCTGCCCAAGCTGATGCTGATCACCGCCCCGTCCACGTTCCTCGCCTGCATGATCGCCGCCTTCATCTGCAACCACCTGGGCAAGGAGCTCGAGGACGATCCCGAGTACCAGCGGCGCGTCGCGGCCGGCCTCATCCAGCCGGTCAAGCCCAAGACGGCCGAGGAGCTGGCCCGGGTCGAGGTCAAGCCTGGCGCGAAGACCTCCGTGGTCATCTTCCTCCTGGCTGCGATCGCAGTCGTCGTCCTTGGCGCCGTCCCGTCGCTGCGGCCGACCTTCGTCCACGCCGACGGCAGCACGGCGACCCTGCAGATGTGGCACGCCATCTGCATCGTCATGCTGGTCGCCGCCACCTGTATCCTGTGGCTCACGAAGTGCGATGTCGGGTCTCTCGTCAAGGGCTCGGTCTTCCAGGCCGGCGCCAACGCCCTGATCGCCATCTTCGGCATCGCCTGGGCCGGCGACACCTGGTTCAGCGGCAACTCGGCCGTCATCAACGCCCAGCTGGGCGGCGTCGTCCAGTCGGCCCCGTGGCTCCTGGCCATCGTGCTGTTCTTCTTCTCGGTACTGGTCAACTCCCAGGCGGCGACCGCCCGGGCCATCATGCCGCTGGGCATCGCCCTGGGGATTCCGGTGCCCTTCCTGGCGGCCATGTTCCCCGCCGTCAACGGCTACTTCTTCCTGCCGAACTACGGCCCGATCATCGCCGCCATCAACTTCGACTCGACCGGTACGACCCGCATCGGCAAGTACGTACTGAACCACTCTTTCATGATCCCCGGCCTGATCGCCGTCGTCCTCAGCGTGGCGTTCGGCTTCCTGATGCAGGCCATCGTCTTCTGAGCGACCTGACGGCTGCCGGCCCTTCCCGATATGGGAGGGGCCGGCTTTCGTTCTGGGTGGATGCGGCAGCGCAGGCGCGCATTTTTCTGCGCGCCCGATGAACTCTCGGTGGGTGACGGGCGTCGGACCGGCGGGTGATGCAGATGAACAGGACGCCCTTTCTCGAAATGAGCCACGTCGCCAAGGGGTTTTCCGGACGACCGGTGCTGACCGACCTGAACCTGACGGTGGGCCGCGGCGAGATCGTGGGCTTCATCGGCCCCAACGGGTCCGGCAAGACGACCACCGTGCGCCTGCTGAACGGCGTCATCGACCCCGACGGGGGGACGATCACCGTGGGCGGGTACGATCCCCGGGTCGACGGCGAGGCGGTCCGCCGCATGGCGGGCGTGCTCACCGAGTCGGCCGGTCTCTACATGAACCTGACCGGCCGGCAGAACCTGCGCTTCTTCGCCGACCTCTACGGGGTGGACGAGCCCGGTCGGGCCGACGCCCTGCTGGAGGAGTTCGGCCTGTCCGACGCCGCTGACCGCAAGGTGGGCACCTACTCGACGGGCATGAGGAAGCGCCTGGGCCTGGCCAGGGCGCTCCTGCACCGGCCCCGGGTGCTCTTCCTGGACGAGCCCACCAACGGCCTGGACCCCGAGGGCATCCGCATGGTCCTCGGCTACATCCGCCAGTTGAACGAGCGCGACGGCACCACGGTGATGATCTGCTCCCACCTGCTGCAGCAGCTGGAGCAGGTCTGCCACCGCTACCTGTTCCTGCAGGGGGGCAGGGTGGTGGAGCAGGGCACCCTGGCGGAGCTGGAGGCCCGCCACTTCCCCACCGTGACCCTGGAGGTCGAGACCGACCTGGCGCTGGCCGGCGGCGAGTACCGCGGCGTCCCCGCCGCCCGGGTGGGACCGGGGCGCATCGCCTTCACCCTGCGTTCCCGTGACGACGTACCGCACCTGCTGCGCCGCCTGGCGCAGGAGGCTTCGGTCTACAGCGCGGCGCCGGTGCAGCGAGACCTGGAGGCGCTCTACTTCAAGATCAGGGAGGGTACGGCGGATGAATAGAAGAGCGATACTCGCCATTGCGCGGAAGGACATTCAGGCCATCACCGCCAATCTGCAGGTCTGGCTGCCCATGCTGATCGTCCCGCTCATCCTGGGCATCGGGCTCCCCCTGGGACTGGTGCTGGCCTTCCGCTTCGGGGCGGAGTCGCTGGCGCCGGCGGATGTGCAGGCCATGCTGGCGTGGCTGGACAAGCTGCCGGCCGGAGAACTGGCTGCCGTGCTGTCAACCATGACGGAGCTGAACCAGAAGCTGATCTACGTGAGCACAAACTACATGCTGGCCCCGTTCTTCCTGATGATCCCGCTCATGACCGCCTCGGTCATCGCCGCCGACTCGTTCGCCGGCGAGAAGGAGCGGGGCACCCTGGAGACGCTGCTCTTCGCCCCGGTGGACCTGCGGTCGCTCTTCACGGGCAAGGTGCTGGCCTCGCTCGTGCCTGCGGTGGTCATCTCGCTGGTGACCTTCCTGCTCTGCGCCCTCTCGGTCAATCTGGCCGCGTGGCCGCTGTTCCACCGGGTCTTCTTCCCGCAGTTCAACTGGCTGCCGCTGATGCTCCTGGTCATCCCGGGCGTGTCGCTGCTGGCCATCCTCATCAACGTCTTCATCAGCGCCCGCGTGGCCACCTTCCAGGCGGCCTACCAGATGGGCGGCACGGTGGTGCTCCCCGTGCTGCTGCTGGGGGTGGGGCAGGCGACCGGCGCCCTGGTGCTGAGTGATCTGGTGGTGACGCTGGTGGGGCTTGTGGTGGCGGCCATCGATGTTCTGCTGCTCTGGCAGGTGCTTTGCCACATGAACCGGAATCAACTCTTCGCGAGCCAGGTCCGCTGAGGCCGGCCCGACTACCGCAGACCGGCAGGTGAAGCCAGTGGACGATCTGCAGCTGATCCGGCAGGCGCAGCGCGGGGATCAGGCCGCCCTGGCCCGCCTGCTGCAAGCGCAGTACCTGCCGGTGAAGAAGTACCTCGTCACCATCACCTTCGACCGCAACCTGGCGGAGGATCTCACGCAGGAGACGATGATCCGCGCGATCGAGCGCATCGGCCAGTTCGAAGGGCGCGCCCGGTTCAGCACGTGGCTCTGCTCCATCGCCACGCGCCTGTACCTGGACTGGCTGCGGCGGCAGAAGCGGCAGCGGCAGTTGCAGGCGCGGGCGGCGGAGGAGCTCCTGCTGGGGCAGCAGGATACTTCGCCGGAGGTCCGCAGCCTGATGGCGCAGCTGCAGGCCCTGCCCCGGGAAGTGGCGCTCCCGGTGGTCCTCAAGCACTACTACGGGTACACGTACGAGGAGATCGCCGAGTGGATGGAGATCCCGGTGGGCACGGTGAAGTCGCGCATCTTCAACGCCGTGCGCACCTTGCGAAGGGGGCTGGACCAGGATGAGGCGTGACGGGCGTGAGACCCTGGAACCGTGGGAGCGTGCGCTCCGGGAGGGCCTGGACGGCCTCTCGGCCCCCGTGGAGCAGGAGAGCCCGCCCGACCTGGGGACGCTCCTGATGCTGGTGCACGACGTGCAGCGAGCACAGCGGCAGGCGTTGCGCCGCGACCTGCTGCTGTTCCTGGCCGTGGCCGCGCTGGTCCTCGCCGGCGGCCTGTGGGCGATGATGAACTTCCCGCTGCAGTACCTGATCGTCCAGGCCGCGCTGGCGGTGGCGCTGGGGGCCGGGGCGGCCCTCTGGCGGGCGGAGGGGAGGCGGGCCGGCCATGAATGAGGTCGCACAGCTGCCCTGGTGGGCCTGGGTGCTGATCGGCTTTCTGCTGGGGGCCCAGGGAGTCTGCCTCTTCCTGGACAGCCGCAGGCGCGGCGCCCGGGCCTGGTTCTGGGGGCTCCTGGGGCTGGTTCACTTCCCCATGTCCAGCCTGGTCTACTGGCTGCTGGTGGTGCGCCCGGCACGGCGCCGCTAGGGAGCGCGGCGAGCCATCCCGGTCGGGATGGCTCTTTTCGTGGGCGCAACCCTTTCAGGTTTGGGCAGGAACAGGTAGAATAGGCTCGAACCGGCTACTTGGCGATTACTGGAGGGTACACGCTTGAACATATGGGATCAGCTGGTGCCGGACTGCCCGGCACCGATCGCCGCAGCCGCTGCCGCCGCCCTCGAGCGCGTCCGGCCCGCCTGGGCGCAGGTGGACGAGCTGGTGCTGCGCAACCAGGCGCGGGTGCTGGCCGCCTTCCAGGAGGCCGGCGTTTCCGAGGTCCACTTCGCCGCCTCCACCGGCTACGGATACAACGACATCGGCCGGGAGAAGCTGGACGAGCTCTTCGCCCGCGCCTTCGGCGCCGAGGCGGGCCTGGTGCGCATCCAGTTTGCCTCCGGCACCCACGCGATCGCAACGGGCCTCTTCGCCGTCCTGCGGCCCGGCGACCGCCTCATCGCGGCCGCGGGGGCACCCTACGACACCCTGCAGCAGGTGATCGACGGCGCACCGGGGTCCCTCGCCGAGTGGGGCGTGCGCTATGAGGAGGTCCCGCTCAGGCCGGACCTCTCCGTCGACCCGGACGCCGTGGCCGCCGCCGTGCGGCAGCCTGACGCCCGGTGCCTCCTGATCCAGCGCTCCCGGGGATACTCGCTCCGGGCGCCGCTCTCCGTGGCGGAGATCGGTGCGCTGATCCGCAGGGCGAAGGCGGCCAACCCCGCGATCATCGTCCTCGTCGACAACTGCTACGGCGAGTTCGTCGAGGCGCAGGAGCCGCCCCACGTGGGGGCGGATCTGACCTGCGGGTCCCTGATCAAGAATCCCGGCGGCGGCATCGCCCCCAGCGGCGGCTACATCGTCGGCCGGGCCGACCTGGTGGAGCGGGCCGCAGCGCACCTGTTCGCCCCCGGCATCGGGACGGAGGTGGGGGCCAACGCCGGTGTCAACCGGCTGCTCTTCCAGGGGCTCTTCCTGGCCCCGCACGTGACGGGGGAGGCGCTGCGGGGCGCCCAGTTCACCGCCGCCTTCTTCGACCTGCTGGGTTTCCGGGTGCGGCCGGCCTTCGACGCCCCCCGCTCCGACCTGGTGCAGGCGGTGGAGCTGGGCTCCGCGGAGGGCCTCAAGGCCTTCTGCCAGGCCGTGCAGAAGGCGAGCCCGGTCGACGCGCACGTGCGGCCCGAGCCCTGGGCCATGCCCGGCTACACCGACCCGGTGATCATGGCCGCGGGCACGTTCGTGCAGGGCTCCTCGGTGGAGCTCTCCGCCGACGGGCCCGTGCGGCCGCCCTACGCCGCCTACTTCCAGGGCGGCCTCACCCGGGAGCACGTGGTGCTGACCGCTTTGCGCGCCGCGAACGAACTGGCGGCCGCGGGCGTCCTTAGAGCGTAGGCGTTTTCTGTTCTACGCGGGGGAGTGATCGCATGTCTCTCCAGGGGATTGCCTTCATGGCCGCGGTGGCTGTGATGGTTTTGGGCGTGCTGGGCACGCTGATTCCAGCCCTGCCCGGGCTGCCCGTCATCTTCCTGGCCATGCTGGGCTACGGCGCAGTGGAGGGGTTCCGGGAGATGACCCCCGGCTTCCTCATCGCCGCCCTGCTGGTGGTGGCGGCGACGCAGGTGGCGGAGCACTACGCCAGGGCCTGGGGCGCGCGGCGCTTCGGGGCGGGCAGGGCCGGCGCCTGGGGCGCCGTGATCGGCTCCATCGCCGGGCTCTTCTTCATGCCCCTCGGCCTCGTGCTGGGCCCGTTCCTCGGTGCGGCCCTCTTCGAGCTGTTCACCGGACGCCCGGGCGGCGAGGCGCTCCGGGCCGGCGTCGGCGGCCTGGTGGGGGTGCTGGGCTCCGTGGCCGTCAACCTGGTGGTGGCGCTGGGGCTCACCGTGGCGTTTATCGTGAAGGTGCTCATCTAGAGAGGAGGATGCGGTTGTGTCCGGACGCCCGAAGACCAAGGAAGAGGTGATGGAGCGGGTGCGGGAGCTGGACGTGCGCTTCATCCGGCTCCAGTTCACCGACATCCTCGGCCTGATCAAGAACGTTGACATCCCCGCGGAACAGCTGGAGAAGGCGCTGGACGGCCAGGTGCTCTTCGACGGCTCGTCGATCGAGGGCTTCGTGCGGGTGGAGGAGGCCGACATGCTCCT includes:
- a CDS encoding histidine phosphatase family protein; this translates as MATFILVRHGTARYDLAEARRLRGGMRDWVPLSPRGVTEAGAAADRLRHAPARLVLSSPLTRALQTAAVISRALDLPLAVEFDLHEWLPDLTQAYDSSAVALAAAAEMARCGGEWPEGQPRGWEPLSQVRRRVLDVLHRYSDQDHTIVVCHGTVIEALTGRSVACGEHTVYQLPSSDL
- the mutL gene encoding DNA mismatch repair endonuclease MutL, which gives rise to MARIHLLDEQTANQIAAGEVVERPASVVKELVENALDAGAKRIVVEVSGGGRDLVRVSDDGSGMLPEDARLALQRHATSKIRTADDLSCITTMGFRGEALPSIAAVAQFELVTRPHDQLAGYRIVVEGGQITEAGEHGCPAGTRVTVRNLFYNVPARLKYLKTNATEMGQIGDMLTRLALANPDVAFRFHSGQVQVFATPGNGDLMGAITALLGREVAKELIPVDYRDDAARVWGYIGRPSIARAGRNHQYFFVNRRAIRTIGARYALEEAYAHLLPGGRYPVCILFIEVEPREVDVNVHPTKAEVRFERDREVRAAVYKAARQGLGGALLIPGTEITADGEVQVPDRAAEKAAIQRGWVPPGARRPGEGGGRAAPPPWQAGGAQTARSSAAETAAPYGGRSAAPPESWGPAPLPAGGLQSILADRAAGEVAATGITQVTQAILVPHPTDPAGLIRALRPLGQIHRSYIACDGPEGLYLIDQHAAHERIFFERLYRAAEEAEAAVQPLLFPITLDLTPAQMALWQENAAIFAESGFEAEPFGGSTLLIQGVPAGLGPDHVARLVSDFLDRLQEERIAPGTSVTDRRRRVVAAMAACKAAIKARDALQPEDIAALLSDLAACESPATCPHGRPTIICVPVEELEKRFKR
- the miaA gene encoding tRNA (adenosine(37)-N6)-dimethylallyltransferase MiaA yields the protein MKLPLLVLVGPTAVGKTALSVAVAQEVGAEIISGDSMQVYRGMDVGTAKITPEEMGGVPHHLIDIKDPDEEFSVAEFQARVDRLVRVIHARGRLPMLVGGTGLYVRAVVEDYTFTELEPDPELRQRLREEEARNGPGYLHARLVEVDPVSAARLHPNDIIRIVRALEVYHLTGVPISATQTAALSEPRYDDLMIGLTMDRQQLYARIDERVDAMLAAGWLDEVKRLLHRYPPHLKPMEALGYRELVLYLRGMLTWAEAVALIKRNTRRFAKRQFTWFRRERRLIWLDVTTPEARNRARAEVVRLVKEKWP
- the hfq gene encoding RNA chaperone Hfq, whose protein sequence is MTKAQANLQDGFLNLLRKENVPVTVFLVNGYQLKGQIRGFDSFTVAVEGEGKIQLVYKHALSTITPMRPLPMTIAQLMRGEEGQETEQGA
- a CDS encoding AAA family ATPase, which gives rise to MARLRPQRMEEISSWLREGRITPADALQMAVELRRRRSASAQESRAAAESEQERERRVQAIVAELDGLVGLGQVKQLVREIQAYVAIQLRRQRAGLATEPTSLHMVFTGNPGTGKTTVARLLGRLFKEMGVLPKGHMVEVERADLVGEYIGHTAQRTRDVVRRATGGVLFIDEAYSLARGGERDFGKEAIDHLVRAMEEHRGELILILAGYPDEMAWFLRQNPGLRSRFSLMLHFPDYTPEELLAIAEMMLRRRDYQLTPDGRTALRQILRGRAWLTGGEQGNARAIRNLVERAIRCQALRLVHRPDATREELMAITRTDLEEAVSASAAGRPWAGQDLW
- a CDS encoding GreA/GreB family elongation factor, with product MRQQLRRYVEVAGQLLDRLGEQPGDSTVDVVFMDMPVTLVDEADGSEAVYVVVGPDEGDPARGHISCLSPLGLALLLRRVNERVVIDAPGGQFTYRIAAVSTEPLAQ